Part of the Phoenix dactylifera cultivar Barhee BC4 unplaced genomic scaffold, palm_55x_up_171113_PBpolish2nd_filt_p 001090F, whole genome shotgun sequence genome is shown below.
TCCTGCAACATCATGTGCTAttgggcatgttcccatatcaaCTCTATTGCTGATTCCGCTCGCATTTCCTAATGACCCCATGTCATCatcattttctctctttttttttgtgtcaaaACTTCAACTAATAttcatttaattgatttatcACAGGATCACAAACTACTGCACTTTATCCATAGTAGAACATTTGAgcctaaaatattcttcaacattgaaaattattctcagaatttactaaatgacttccaatcgaaatattaatcttgcattataatttgaaaagatctaatatttcacattccaagtaaacaaaggagaaactcttaaatctcatcctcaaatatattttcttcttaTATAACAGTTTCATGCATAATTGTCATACAGATTTCGAATATTCATCTTCGaagaataaaaatatctttCCTTGTCCAAGCCTTAAACAACTTATGAATGAACACTATCTTGGTATCAAAATAATCAACTTCAAACTAGAAATAATATCCACAGTACTcagtatcaagttaaacttccaaaATCACATATATACTGATATGCAATGTACTTTAATACTCCACTTAATATTAGTCAAAATATACTTTAATCGTAATccaaatacaaattactccatCGAGAAATCTCCAAACTAGCTTATTCTTATTTTGCCATGGCTTGCTAGCATTCTGATTCAACATACCAAAATCCTTAGTAGTCTTAAGTCTTGAATTCTAATACCATAACTATCACAATCATGCCCCTAGAATGGCTTTGCATTAGCCctagcttctttctttttgttgctcattaTCACCTATCAAAATATTTGTGTCAAGCAATTTTCGTGACTGACCGATGATACAAccaataaaatcttttctttcctttccggtTATGCGGAATCTCACTAAATGAGACTTAACTACCCATTTCCTTATTAAAGCTTAAAATTTTTACTCATGAttaacctattgctctgataccactagaatGTCActccccggatccggatccgtgacacggccgtactattgccgactatcgcccacactagcacgcagcctcatacaggggtaacaggtagccaaaaaggattcatccttatatatttattaaaagtttgcagtacaaccttcaagtttgaaaccaaaaatacagaacttctatgctattcaaatgtacagaagtatataagcttctccaaaaatacgaagctctgtaacaaaataaaaacatatctgatggcgatcattggtgaggatctgaaagaaaacgaaacataaacagatgtgagctatacggctcagtaagtaatcctgcataatcctaccggatcaaccagtagactaaacatgtaaatcagggttttgagaagctgacatgcatgtttatctaataatcatcctggcataataagtatgcaatttaaacaaagcagtagtgcaaatcacaaaattttcatattatatgcatatgaaaccgtgccccccggcatgccgtggtccttttactctcggatgctactgcgaagtcagactcggccactggcggggccagctcagttactattcagccactggcggggcaagctcagttactattcagccactggcggggcaggcccaattccaattcagccactggcggggcaggctcagttactattcagccactggcggggcagctcagttactattcagccactggcggctcagtcattctcagtagcatctttgagcccattatagtgcctctgggctagctaagactttataaacttacatgcatgattataatatcagtatcatcatgttgcatacatagccatagcttctgggatcattaaagttacttatgcattgtaacatatcatgtatgaaacatatatacttaaaataaatgcttaggaaacattaataacataacatgatccataacaggattaggacaggttacttacatacacgattcacaacaagattaaaacaagttacttactctcttcacaaatcatgtatacaattcaaattgtatgaaaaactctggttcatcttataaaacgtaatacaggatctacgataagattaaggcaGATTACTTACAGTGATTCGTTTTCTCCCAAGTTTCTTACGTCCTGGTGACAGATCCTAAGTCACCtacaatcatgtcataataacaatatgttatttccttttctacctgaaatttagcccaagcctaattcctctgtatttggggtcttggctgggctcataagtcttaattggccttccgattggccactaagcttaatttccagcttaattgggtttaatttcgggtttagggtcactgtgacccgtttgggcctgagtcagggtcAATCCGGGATCAATTTGGCCCCCAAATTAATTACATTGGCTTGAATTGGGCTTTAATTGGGCCGATTTCCATTAGTTTGGTCTGTTAGGACCAATTCCAGCCGAATTGGGTTTGGGGCTCATTTCATTTGGGTttaattttggttaaatttatagtctggcttgtccagacttcgcccaatttgattgggctcgggtttagtcaaatttggctaaaccctttccctttttctttttctttttttttttcttttttttttttctttgggcttaacAGGTTGCGGGTTCGaattcggatccgacccgcgaacccgttaTCAGGGTTTTTCTcccccccttccagaggcttccgcctcttcatctcccgctctcctctctctcctctcttttctccttcgtCTCCACCGAACCCATGCCTCCGGCCGGCCCTccggctccccttcttctcctccggccggatctacggcctcctctctctctcggtcactccctcttcttttctctcttccactcttttcctctccttttctctcttctcctcgTTTCCGATCGAAAGCCCTAGCCCTTTCGGCCTTTCGTCCCCACCGAACCCTCCgtctcctccctttcttctctcgCAGGCGACCGGGGAGACGAGGCTCCCCTCCGATCCACCGACCGAGGCGGAGCTTCCCCCCGGAGCACTGGCGGAAGAAAGGCCggccccccttcctcttctccgaagCGATGCCGGAGAAGAGGAGTGCCGGGAAGTTGGGTCGCGGCTGGATCTCCTCCGGGAGATCTCCCCCCTGCTCCGACCACGGTGAGGTAAGGCCGGGGTCCAAGAATGAAGCCTCTTCGGTCCGGTGAGTTCATTCTAATTTTTCCTCCTTGGTTCTTCCTTCCGGCACCACCACCCcttgccggagaagaggtggtggtccggccggggctggcGGCCCTGTGGCCGCCTCTGTTGTCGTCCCGGCCAGATCTGGCGGCCCGGGTTGCCCCCCGAACCCCAAGGTACCCGCGGCCGAGGCCGCGGTGTCCGGTTCGTCAACAGGCCGAGCTCGGTTGGGTTCGGTCCGGATGGTCGCGGCCTGTGAGTCCGACCCGACCCGGGCTTGTGggtttttctccctctcctgtgccggcctcctcccctctatttcactgttgacacagaggggaagagcaccccacagaggggtttcCTTACTTCTGTTAAACCCTAACCTAAAAAAAAACTCCTTACCTTGGCCGGTTGTAGTCGGCAGTGCTTCCTCCCTAGTAGTCCTTCCTTTCCcagagcttcagggctccttggccttaggctccagagcttcggctctctctctctcgttcaaaGTTTAGGGAGTCTGtgacttggggttgccggcagaggcttaaataattgtttagaggatgaaacccccctctgagaggtcccatcctctcctttcctccatactccgggactggccgccgccccccgtctccggcgcgccggcatcggctgccagcagggggtgaggtaacccttccctgtcggtcttatcccttcattttttttttccgtacCATTATAATAACCATTAAAATAATACTgcccacagtgaaatttgggcccaaaccccTAACTGGGCCTACTttttattgggcctagtaggttctgggcccggacattacacttGAAGCTAGGGAAAGTGCACAATAAGCTAATATTAGTAGACAGAGCCAGCGTGGTGCTCAAAGATTTATTTGATTCTTTCTACATAATATGATCCAATAATCTAAAAATTGCAAAATTTTCTGCTATCTTTcacaaagagagagggaggaatgattatgtcaaaagaaaacaaaatgataTAAAAATTATCCTTgtaatcaattaaaaaaaattggcagTGCGACATTTAGGATGTACATAATGTCTGCTTGTAATAAATAGTAAAATTAGATATCTATCAATCTATCTACATAtatcaaacaaattggagagagAAAGTTTACTCCTCccaaaaaataggaaaaatgaaagaaagatcaTAGAAAATCATGGCCTCCCTAAGCGCCACAACATACCTCTCCTGCTCCTCCTACTTAAActgaaatttttaaataaacacTATTCTTAATTATTTGATATAAACAAAAGGAATAAGTGCCTCTTCCACTTCTCGATGTAGTATCTTCCAAATACAAAGAGTCACCTTCCTTTCTTTCAGCAAACCATTTCTCCCTTTTTTATAAGAAATAATATGCGCAATGGATATGCCATAATTGaaccaaaaattatatgaaaaaatattCTAATCAGATGCTACTACATGGCATTAGAGAAAAACCCCGCAGTttctgaattaaaaaaaaaaaaaaaaaacagaaaggaaggaaggaagaaacgcaGGAGAGAAGGGATCATTCCGCTTGAACTCACCAGCCTGCCGCCATCGACGAGAATGGAGTCGCAGAGGCggaaatagagttccctcttcGAAGAGTACTCGACCGGTTCAACGGCCCGGGACAGGATCGGCTGGTAATCGGACGGCAGGAACCGCTCCCACACAGCGTCGGAACTCGCCGCGGAGCGGAAGGCGGCCGAGACGAGCGCCGCCCGGCACGAATCACGAGGAGTCGTGAGGGAGAGCACGTGCGAGATGCAGTCCTCCGGCAACCTGCCGATGTGCCCGCAGCCTTCGGACTCCTCTCCTCGCCCCGCCATTGATTGCTGTTTGGCTTTCAGAGGGAACAAGCTTCAGTTTATAGGGGAAGGAATGGAGGAGGAGAGGCCTTGAGACTACCGATCATTGACTCCGACAAAGACTCAAGGAACTGGGGCCGTCTCTCTCCCAACGCGGTGCTCATCCGACACGGCACGAGGGGATTGACTTCAGAGGGAACAAactttgttgctggaaattggacccgggggcggccgcgaaccgaggaggaggagctccggtgggaGAATCGGCGGATGGCGGTTCGTcgtctggcggcgtcctccggggggCCTGTGAACGAGAACGGTGGGTGGTGGATCGTCGGTGTGCGACTCCTTCCGGGggaacctgcaagaagccggtggccgggcttttccggcgccggccctccgatgcctaagtcagaggggggcttaattttggagaagagagagggactgtATGTGAAGTCCGAAAAatccccttgggaggaagaagcctcctttttttagagggagaagctccccttttatagggagagtggcagggttaccgtcagcgaattaatgggttaccgtcacgattggacgtgggcgtgtgaagtaatgagttgccgtggatggcccgttcccatcatgggaggagatggcgtgtagccagagcttgcttgtggcgcgcagtgcagtacattcttaggaatggtgaggcgttgacagtcgtagcagggtatggtccttgATTGATATGtcatggcgtggccggcaagtaaagcatggtgcggtgaggctgctgcagggcatggccgcagcatataaacgacgaggtcggccttctgaggtcagctcagccttctggtctcgtccTGCTGGTcttagccttctgtgctcggccttctgtgctcggccttctgtgctcggccttctggtctcggcctgctatacttggccttctgtgctcggccttctggtctcggcctgctgtgctcggccttctgtgctcggccttctggtctcggcctgctgtgctcggccttctggtctcggcctgctgtgctcggcagccttctgtgctcggcctgctgtgctcggccttctggtctcggcctgctgtgctcggctcggcctatgagctcgagcacttagatgagctcgcgagcggaagagcccgatcacttagatgagctcgagagcggaagagcccgatcacttagatgagctcgggagcggaagagcccaagcacttagatgagcttgcataagctcggcctggatgagctcgatcttgctgacggatttgggtgctataattgcatgtggggtggtccatttttccaccaatactaccccccgacttccgagttcgagctgctttttggctcggacgaaggaagtagtccagtcgtcgatcatcctgtaatatagccaaatatgtatagagatgtacgtgccaagtagggtgtacctctcatgcagttggagttaagtgctccaggttgactcagcggccttctttggccttGTCTGTTGGCGATCAAGCCgaaatcgagccgagctcgattagtcgatggagatcgagccgagctcgatagtcgatggagatcgagccgagctcgattagtcgatggagatcgagccgagctcgattagtcgatggagatcgagccgagctcgatagtcgatggagatcgagccgagctcgatagttgATGTAGCATGACGTTAATCCTTTAACTGGgggatccgagcttggtcggaaaTCCGATCTTGGAGACATACAGAAGGTGGACTTCATTCGTTGGCGATTGTGCGTCCTTATTCGgagcggggcgacgttggagatagagatacccgtaggtcgttttttggattctccgacctaaaaatagataaaatattgaaattatttgaagccaaagtggcgtcctgtaccttttcgagatattttgatagctctcgagcttcgaagtccctcaggacttggttcagcaccggccttctttggctcgattttctaGGTATTTTGCGCTCGAgtttctgagctcggtctgcatgagctcggcctgtatGAGCTCGGCGGGGGCTTCAGTGATGGCGATGCTCTGAAGGGGAGCAACGTCGCGGGCGCCGTCCCAAGGACTTACGCCcgtgaggagggagtacatgctggtttcttgcttgctgccggaagacagaagacttggaaggataatgggatttaatggggttgtaccctttgtcacagaggcttacaatcccattttaaagctccataactccttctccagacctcagcttttatttctcttttcctccaactcgttgacgtgagacttgggctactacttctcactagttgcccccacatacgtcgttgcagcgggagccatgccttattcgagatggctcgggagagtttcttcctctgcttaatATGAACCtgtggaggcggcacaggaggggcctccacttgttgcaggctttgggctgcaatggctagcgcttggacttgctgcactagcGCGTCGAAATGCTCGggttggacttgtggaacttgatctaccGGAGATCTTGGTGGTGAATTCTGGACTGAGTGTTTGGGACTTGGAGCATGATGCTGAGAGGCGTTAAagactcctctgctccttagtttcatggccgcaactcggtcccttcctctagcgccaactgttgctggaaattggacccggaggcggccgcgaaccgaggaggaggatCTCCGGTGGGAGAATCGGCGGATGGCGGTTCGTcgtctggcggcgtcctccggggggCCTGTGAACGAGAACGGTGGGCGGTGGATCGTCGGCGTGCGGCTCCTTCCGGGggaacctgcaagaagccggtggccgggcttttccggtgccggccctccgatgcctaagtcagaggggggcttaattttggagaagagagagggactgtATGTGAAGTCCGAAAAatccccttgggaggaagaagcctcctttttttagagggagaagctccccttttatagggagagtggcagggttacctgtgatgtgactgggcgaattaatgggttaccgtcacgattggacgtgggcgtgtgaagtaatgagttgccgtggatggcccgttcccatcatgggaggagatggtgtgtagccagagcttgcttgtggcgcgcagtgcagtacattcttgggaatggtgaggcgttgacagtcgtagcagggtatggtccttgATTGATATGtcatggcgtggccggcaagtaaagcatggtgcggtaaggctgctgcagggcatggccgcagcatataaACGACGAGgttggccttctgaggtcagctcagccttctggtctcgtccTGCTGGTcttagccttctgtgctcggccttttgtgctcggcctgctgtgctcggccttctgtgctcggccttctggtctcggcctgctatactcggccttctgtgctcggccttctagtctcggcctgctgtgctcggccttctgtgctcggccttctgtgctcggccttttggtctcggcctgctgtgctcggccttctgtgctcggccttctgtgctcggccttttggtctcggcctgctgtgctcggccttctgtgctcggccttctgtgctcggcctgctgtgctcggcagccttctgtgctcggcctgctgtgctcggccttctggtctcggcctgctgtgctcggccttctggtctcggcctgctgtgctcggctcggcctatgagctcgagcacttagatgagctcgcgagcagaagagcccgatcacttagatgagctcgagagcggaagagcccgatcacttagatgagctcgagagcggaagagcccgagcacttagatgagctcgagagcggaagagcccgagcacttagatgagcttgcataagctcggcctggatgagctcgatcttgctgacggatttgggtgctataattgcatgtggggtggtccatttttccaccaacaagCTTCATAGGGAAGGAATGGAGGAGGAGAGGCTAGAGACTCCAGATGATAGACTTCGACAAAGGGAATGATGTGATGCAGGGGAGTTGGTGGCGGGCTCAGGCTCGAGTTGGCTACTTGCAGAAAAATCATAGTTGCCCCTGCCGGCTGCTGAATGGCC
Proteins encoded:
- the LOC120107949 gene encoding F-box protein PP2-B11-like isoform X1; this encodes MAGRGEESEGCGHIGRLPEDCISHVLSLTTPRDSCRAALVSAAFRSAASSDAVWERFLPSDYQPILSRAVEPVEYSSKRELYFRLCDSILVDGGRLQCFQLERSTGGKCYMICPRSMRIIWGDEPRYWSWISLPESRYVHHPSTFEEISFGF
- the LOC120107949 gene encoding F-box protein PP2-B3-like isoform X2 — encoded protein: MAGRGEESEGCGHIGRLPEDCISHVLSLTTPRDSCRAALVSAAFRSAASSDAVWERFLPSDYQPILSRAVEPVEYSSKRELYFRLCDSILVDGGRLCFQLERSTGGKCYMICPRSMRIIWGDEPRYWSWISLPESRYVHHPSTFEEISFGF